A part of Thiomicrorhabdus sediminis genomic DNA contains:
- the bioC gene encoding malonyl-ACP O-methyltransferase BioC codes for MQDFSRQHIKQHFSHAAPSYDDAAILQKTVAQRVDERLDLTTVAPQTILDLGAGTGLLTEYLLQRYPQADIFAVDLSAQMLQIAQPKLQSPRWPFLGRRLNQWLKSSPVSKLFYQPGVMPVSADVYQLPFADNSVDMIVSNLMLQWCDDLDAVFKEFRRVLKDNGLLMFTTFGPDTLKELRQCWQAVDNHYEHVNNFIDMHDIGDALIRSGFGQPVMDMELFTLTYDKPIGVLKDLKAIGATNANSQRPQGLMGKQRFMQMLNVYESLRKAGKIPASYEVVHGHAWAAQEVFKGPNRDKSGHIEISLEEFSKQTSQSK; via the coding sequence ATGCAAGATTTCAGTCGTCAACACATCAAACAACATTTTAGTCATGCCGCTCCGAGCTATGATGACGCTGCGATTTTGCAAAAAACCGTGGCGCAGCGTGTTGATGAACGTTTGGATTTAACCACGGTCGCTCCGCAAACCATTCTCGACCTCGGTGCCGGTACAGGGTTATTGACCGAGTACCTGCTGCAGCGCTATCCGCAAGCCGATATCTTTGCCGTTGACCTATCCGCTCAGATGCTGCAAATCGCCCAACCTAAATTGCAAAGCCCACGCTGGCCGTTTTTAGGCAGACGTCTCAATCAATGGCTCAAATCTTCCCCTGTCAGCAAGCTGTTTTATCAACCGGGCGTCATGCCCGTCAGTGCCGATGTTTATCAGCTGCCTTTTGCCGATAACAGTGTCGATATGATTGTCAGTAATCTGATGCTGCAGTGGTGTGATGATCTTGATGCCGTCTTTAAAGAGTTTCGCCGCGTCCTCAAGGACAATGGCCTCTTGATGTTTACTACTTTTGGCCCGGATACGCTCAAAGAGTTGCGTCAATGTTGGCAGGCTGTGGATAACCACTACGAACACGTTAATAACTTCATCGACATGCACGATATCGGTGATGCGCTGATCCGCAGCGGATTTGGGCAACCTGTGATGGACATGGAACTCTTTACCCTGACCTATGACAAACCGATCGGTGTTTTAAAGGATTTAAAAGCGATTGGCGCAACCAACGCCAACTCACAAAGGCCACAAGGCCTGATGGGCAAACAGCGTTTCATGCAGATGTTGAACGTCTATGAGAGCCTACGCAAGGCCGGTAAGATTCCTGCCAGCTATGAAGTGGTGCACGGTCATGCCTGGGCGGCACAAGAGGTGTTTAAGGGACCTAATCGCGATAAATCCGGCCATATCGAAATATCCCTGGAAGAGTTCTCCAAACAGACTAGTCAAAGTAAATAA